One part of the Bombus terrestris chromosome 13, iyBomTerr1.2, whole genome shotgun sequence genome encodes these proteins:
- the LOC100651016 gene encoding talin-1 isoform X4, translated as MATLSLRISIPEKNATKMMQFDPSTSIYDACRIIREKLAEAGNMGQPKDYGLFLADEDVKKGVWLEPGRNLDYYILRNGDLLEYRRKLRTLRVRMLDGTLKTLLVDDSQPVANLMVVICTKIGITNHDEYSLVRELADEETENQKPGNFGTLTLKRRKEEKGERDAKMDQLRKKLKTDDEVNWIDPSKTLREQGIDESETVLLRRKFFFSDQNIDSRDPVQLSLLYVQARDAILDGTHPVTQEKACIFAGIQCQIQFGDHKEDKHKPGFLDLKEFLPQSYLKVKGIEKKIFAEHKKHIGLSELDAKVLYTKTARSLSTYGVTFFLVKEKMKGKNKLVPRLLGVTKDSVLRLDEKTKEILKTWPLTTVRRWGASPNTFTLDFGDYSDQYYSVQTTEAEQILQLISGYIDIILKKQKAKDHFGIEGDEGSTMVEDSVSPLKATIMQHETSNVGKGNVEAVSVAIPAVMRTGADGARPYGTGHMGGAQYTTVSGQVNIAHAPPMVQQTKVTSVLSEPQRALLSTITAGHEVIHIAETELSCKAQLPELGNDPASLKWIEQTIDTHKQNVGSQIAAMNAATAQVVTLTSGPADDVDHTAVGAAITTIATNLPEMTKGVRMIAALMDDDSSGDKLLDAARKLCSAFSDLLKATEPETKEPSYVAISSSERYPRQNLLNAASRVGEASHQVLTTIGEENDSNRELQDMLLALAKAVANSTAALVLKAKNIAATCEDSATQNRVISAATQCALATSQLVACAKVVAPTLHSPACQTQLMNAVREVTKAVEGLLEVCNETCSDETLLKELNVAATEVKTRAREACGGLELDAAEELINSLKDELREFYNAVEAASLRPLPDETPESTALRLGATSKNVGFAMAQLLSAAKQGNENYTGSAARKTASALKDLTYAVRGVAATSHQPDTQKKILMTADDVILKSLRLVKEARRALKNADSVENEANLAAVAKDVSNALNKCVSCLPGQRDVDDAIKNIEDMTQVLSMNEFPQTNKSYGQLQSDLNNAAANLNDASSNVVSSVRSPVQLANSSKQFTNAFGDLLGVGMEMAGQTAIETRSQMVVSLKNVSMTSSKLLGTAKSVAADPGAPNAKNQLSAAARAVTDSINYLVDVCTSAAPGQNECDNAIRNIQSMRSLLDNPSQPISDASYFECLETVMEKSKSLGDGMTGIANHAKKSEHEQFSVAVRGVSLSICGLIEAAAQAAYLAGVSDPTSVAGKPGLLDQAQFLRAAQAIHTGCQSLGNPTSTEQQVLSAATMIAKYTSALCNACREASNKTSNPVAKRHFVQSAKDVANSTSVLVKEIKALDQNYSEANKAKCAEATRPLLEAVDNLCTFAGSPEFASQPAKISVTARAAQEPITSAGKAIIDGSCAMVRAAKSLAVSPKDPPTWQLLANHSKSVSDSIKSLVASIRDKAPGQKECDVAIEKLSARIRELNAASFSAVSQALVSRRENTMQGFTDQMETSASELREKLEPLRTAAKYEAENVGHAVNQIALYCEPLVSGAIGAASNMVHSKQQIVLLDQTKTVTESALQLVCVTKESGGNPKAVNLHTEVDETVESMKDALQELQNTLETISTSYGIVTGLIDAISRAMVRLEDHRMSTIDTVDSYVDYQTRMVEAAKEIARLAQEMSTKSSTDVARLSPLIVDISHKYTQLARDTSGASAAASNADVSARLRASVQELGKACVDIVRAAGTCQMSPGDAYTQREVAEHSKIVTEKVSQVLAALQAGSRGTQACINAASTVSGIIGDLDTTIMFATAGTLHAENEGDTFADHRENILKTAKALVEDTKTLVAGAASSQEQLAVAAQNAVSTIVQLAEVVKYGAASLGSQNPEAQVMLINAVKDVASALGDLIHATKAASGKPINDPSMAHLKDSAKVLEQQLHQQLMPLSDVGGSESEWFVSDQEEELIRLLSASESEQPSQRTSDLLLLM; from the exons ATGGCCACCCTATCCTTGCGTATCTCCATCCCGGAGAAAAACGCCACGAAGATGATGCAATTCGACCCGAGCACATCCATTTACGACGCTTGCCGTATTATCAGAGAGAAACTCGCTGAAGCGGGTAACATGGGCCAAC CGAAGGACTACGGATTATTCCTTGCCGACGAGGATGTGAAGAAGGGGGTTTGGCTAGAGCCGGGCCGGAATCTCGATTATTACATTCTGAGGAACGGCGATCTTCTCGAGTACCGGCGTAAACTGCGGACCCTTCGAGTGCGCATGTTGGATGGAACGTTGAAGACGTTGTTGGTGGATGACAGTCAGCCCGTCGCCAATCTCATGGTAGTAATTTGTACGAAGATAGGCATCACGAACCACGATGAGTACTCGTTGGTGCGCGAGCTGGCCGACGAGGAGACTGAGAACCAGAAGCCGGGTAATTTCGGCACCCTCACGCTCAAGAggagaaaagaggagaaaggcGAGCGGGACGCGAAGATGGATCAGTTAAGGAAGAAGCTTAAAACCGACGACGAAG TAAACTGGATAGATCCCAGTAAGACTTTACGGGAGCAAGGAATAGACGAGTCAGAAACGGTGCTGCTGCGGAGAAAGTTCTTCTTCTCAGATCAAAATATCGACAGTCGAGATCCGGTGCAATTATCTCTTTTGTACGTTCAAGCAAGAGACGCAATTCTAGATGGCACGCATCCGGTTACTCAGGAAAAAGCTTGTATTTTCGCTGGAATACAATGCCAGATCCAGTTCGGTGATCACAAGGAAGACAAGCACAAGCCAGGCTTTCTCGA CCTCAAGGAATTTTTGCCGCAGTCCTACTTGAAGGTGAAAGGTATCGAGAAGAAAATTTTTGCAGAGCACAAGAAGCACATCGGTCTCTCAGAACTGGACGCCAAAGTGTTGTATACGAAAACGGCAAGATCTTTGAGTACTTACGGCGTCACGTTCTTCTTGGTGAAAGAGAAAATGAAGGGAAAGAACAAATTGGTGCCTCGTTTGCTCGGCGTCACCAAAGACTCCGTCTTGCGACTCGatgaaaaaacgaaagaaatcttAAAAACTTGGCCGTTGACTACCGTCCGACGTTGGGGAGCCTCTCCGAACACGTTCACGCTCGACTTTGGCGATTATTCTGACCAATATTACAGCGTACAGACTACAGAAGCGGAACAGATACTTCAGTTAATCTCTGGCTATATCGATATCATTCTTAAGAAGCAAAAAGCTAAAGATCACTTTGGTATCGAAGGAGACGAAGGCTCAACGATGGTTGAAGATAGTGTATCGCCATTGAA AGCAACGATCATGCAACACGAAACGAGCAACGTCGGCAAAGGAAACGTGGAAGCTGTGTCAGTCGCCATACCTGCGGTTATGAGAACCGGTGCAGACG GGGCTCGACCATATGGGACCGGGCACATGGGCGGTGCTCAATACACGACTGTCAGCGGCCAGGTGAACATCGCTCACGCTCCACCGATG GTGCAACAAACCAAGGTCACATCCGTCCTGTCCGAACCACAACGTGCCTTACTGTCGACTATCACCGCTGGTCACGAGGTGATCCACATCGCGGAGACGGAACTGTCCTGCAAGGCTCAGCTTCCAGAACTGGGCAACGATCCGGCCTCGTTGAAATGGATCGAACAGACGATCGATACGCACAAACAGAACGTTGGCTCTCAGATCGCGGCGATGAACGCCGCGACAGCTCAGGTGGTCACTTTGACATCCGGTCCAGCCGACGACGTGGATCACACAGCGGTAGGTGCAGCTATCACAACGATCGCAACCAATCTGCCGGAGATGACGAAAGGCGTCAGAATGATCGCCGCCCTGATGGATGACGACTCTTCGGGAGACAAACTGCTGGATGCAGCAAGGAAGCTGTGCTCCGCCTTCTCCGACTTGCTCAAAGCCACCGAACCTGAAACTAAAGAG CCTTCCTACGTAGCGATTTCTTCCTCCGAACGATAC CCGAGACAGAACTTGCTGAACGCCGCATCCCGTGTTGGCGAGGCATCTCACCAGGTGTTGACAACGATAGGAGAGGAAAATGACTCGAATCGAGAACTCCAGGACATGCTATTGGCATTAGCTAAGGCCGTAGCCAATTCAACTGCCGCTCTGGTGCTCAAAGCAAAGAATATCGCAGCCACTTGTGAGGATTCAGCGACTCAAAATCGTGTAATCTCAGCCGCCACCCAGTGCGCATTGGCCACATCGCAATTAGTTGCCTGTGCAAAGGTCGTAGCTCCAACTTTGCACTCTCCAGCTTGTCAGACGCAGCTGATGAACGCAGTTCGTGAAGTGACAAAGGCGGTCGAAGGTCTCTTGGAAGTCTGCAATGAAACCTGTAGCGACGAGACTCTTCTGAAGGAGCTAAATGTCGCTGCCACTGAAGTTAAAACGCGAGCCAGGGAAGCATGCGGCGGTCTGGAATTAGATGCAGCCGAAGAATTGATAAACAGTTTGAAAGACGAGTTAAGAGAGTTCTACAATGCCGTGGAAGCTGCTTCTCTAAGACCTTTACCCGACGAGACACCAGAGTCCACTGCTCTCCGACTAGGTGCTACCTCGAAGAACGTCGGATTCGCTATGGCTCAGCTTCTATCCGCTGCTAAGCAAGGAAATGAGAATTACACTGGAAGCGCAGCTCGAAAGACAGCGTCTGCCCTTAAAGATTTAACTTATGCTGTTCGCGGAGTGGCTGCTACTTCGCATCAACCTGATACGCAAAAGAAAATCTTGATGACTGCCGATGATGTTATTCTAAAGTCGTTAAGACTTGTCAAAGAAGCTCGAAGAGCTCTGAAGAACGCTGATAGTGTAGAGAACGAAGCTAATCTGGCTGCAGTTGCCAAGGATGTATCGAATGCGCTGAATAAATGTGTGTCTTGCTTACCTGGACAAAGAGACGTAGACgatgcaattaaaaatatcgaagatatgACTCAGGTCCTCAGCATGAACGAGTTCCCACAAACCAATAAGAGTTATGG ACAATTGCAAAGCGATCTAAACAACGCAGCTGCGAATTTGAACGATGCTTCTTCAAACGTGGTGTCGTCAGTACGCTCTCCAGTGCAGTTAGCTAATTCTTCCAAACAATTCACCAACGCGTTTGGAGATCTGTTGGGTGTCGGCATGGAAATGGCCGGTCAAACAGCTATCGAGACTCGAAGTCAGATGGTGGTTTCTTTGAAAAACGTCAGCATGACATCCAGCAAGCTTCTGGGTACTGCTAAATCCGTAGCAGCCGATCCGGGTGCTCCAAACGCGAAGAATCAATTATCGGCAGCTGCACGAGCCGTCACAGATTCCATCAACTATCTCGTCGATGTCTGTACCTCGGCTGCGCCTGGACAAAACGAGTGTGACAACGCTATCAGAAACATCCAATCGATGAGATCGCTCCTCGATAATCCTAGCCAACCAATCTCTGACGCGAGCTACTTCGAATGTCTAGAAACCGTGATGGAGAAGAGCAAGAGCCTTGGCGACGGAATGACGGGCATAGCTAACCACGCAAAGAAATCAGAGCACGAACAATTCTCGGTGGCAGTTAGAGGGGTCTCTTTGTCGATCTGCGGACTGATAGAAGCAGCAGCTCAGGCTGCTTATCTAGCTGGTGTAAGCGATCCAACATCGGTGGCTGGAAAACCAGGTTTGCTAGACCAAGCTCAGTTCCTCAGAGCTGCACAGGCCATTCATACCGGCTGTCAAAGTCTTGGAAATCCTACAAGTACCGAACAACAAGTCCTTTCAGCTGCTACCATGATAGCAAAGTATACGAGTGCTCTCTGCAATGCTTGTCGCGAAGCATCGAACAAAACCAGCAATCCTGTTGCCAAACGTCACTTCGTTCAGTCAGCCAAGGATGTTGCCAATTCCACATCAGTCCTGGTAAAAGAAATCAAGGCGCTGGATCAGAATTATTCTGAGGCTAACAAGGCGAAGTGTGCAGAGGCTACCAGGCCACTTTTGGAAGCAGTTGACAACCTGTGTACGTTTGCTGGATCTCCAGAATTCGCTAGTCAGCCTGCCAAGATATCCGTCACAGCTAGAGCTGCCCAAGAGCCAATAACTAGCGCCGGTAAAGCTATTATCGATGGTTCTTGCGCGATGGTGCGAGCCGCCAAGAGTCTCGCTGTCAGTCCAAAAGACCCTCCAACTTGGCAATTATTGGCAAATCATAGCAAGAGCGTGAGTGATTCGATCAAGTCTCTAGTTGCTTCCATCCGCGACAAAGCACCTGGGCAGAAGGAATGCGACGTTGCGATCGAGAAACTATCAGCTAGAATTCGAGAACTAAATGCCGCGTCTTTCAGTGCTGTTTCACAGGCACTGGTTTCACGAAGAGAGAATACGATGCAAGGATTCACGGATCAGATGGAGACCAGTGCTAGCGAGTTACGAGAAAAATTGGAACCTCTTCGAACAGCTGCCAAATACGAGGCTGAAAACGTAGGACATGCCGTCAATCAGATTGCTTTGTACTGCGAGCCTCTAGTTTCTGGTGCTATCGGTGCTGCTTCAAACATGGTGCACTCGAAACAACAGATAGTGCTATTGGATCAGACGAAAACCGTCACCGAGTCTGCTCTACAGCTTGTCTGCGTGACAAAAGAATCTGGTGGTAATCCGAAGGCAGTTAATCTGCACACTGAAGTTGACGAGACAGTGGAATCCATGAAAGATGCGCTGCAGGAATTACAAAACACTTTGGAGACAATTTCGACATCTTATGGAATTGTTACTGGGCTAATTGACGCTATTTCTCGAGCCATGGTTAGATTGGAAGATCACAGAATGTCTACGATCGATACAGTGGATTCCTACGTGGATTATCAAACGAGAATGGTGGAAGCTGCTAAGGAGATCGCTCGGCTGGCGCAGGAAATG TCAACAAAATCTAGCACCGACGTAGCCAGACTAAGTCCTCTTATAGTGGATATCTCCCACAAGTACACTCAGTTAGCCCGCGATACGTCCGGCGCTTCAGCGGCCGCATCTAACGCTGACGTGTCTGCGAGACTTCGCGCAAGCGTCCAAGAGCTTGGCAAAGCCTGCGTAGACATCGTTAGAGCTGCAGGAACCTGCCAAATGTCACCAGGCGACGCTTACACTCAAAGAGAAGTCGCAGAGCACAGCAAGATAGTCACGGAAAAGGTATCTCAGGTGTTAGCTGCGCTTCAGGCTGGTTCTAGGGGTACTCAAGCTTGTATCAACGCTGCAAGTACCGTGTCAGGCATTATCGGTGACCTGGACACCACGATCATGTTCGCCACTGCTGGAACCTTGCACGCGGAAAACGAAGGCGACACTTTTGCCGATCATCGAGAGAACATCTTGAAGACAGCCAAGGCTCTCGTTGAAGATACGAAAACTCTAGTAGCTGGAGCAGCCTCGTCTCAAGAGCAACTGGCAGTTGCAGCGCAAAATGCTGTGTCGACTATCGTTCAACTTGCCGAAGTGGTTAAATACGGGGCTGCCAGCTTGGGCAGTCAGAATCCCGAGGCTCAAGTAATGCTAATAAACGCGGTAAAAGATGTGGCTTCTGCACTCGGCGACTTGATACACGCCACTAAAGCAGCCAGTGGCAAACCTATCAACGACCCCAGCATGGCACATTTAAAGGACTCTGCCAAG GTGTTAGAACAGCAGCTACACCAGCAGCTGATGCCTTTGAGTGACGTCGGTGGCTCGGAGTCCGAATGGTTCGTGTCCGATCAAGAGGAGGAGCTGATACGTCTGCTCTCAGCCTCAGAGAGCGAACAACCGTCTCAGAGAACTTCCGATTTGCTGTTACTCATGTAG